Proteins encoded in a region of the Pirellulaceae bacterium genome:
- a CDS encoding VCBS repeat-containing protein: MCKSSLNHVVICCGLLLVVAAGLSAEEPWQRHVIHEGFHTNTAIAADFNGDGQPDVIANSNGKTRLFVGPDWKGVVIDQTAEHNFIHSETMDVDRDGDLDFIGARYSPGLITWLECPDEPTRKPWKSRVIDDQVNGVHGLLTGDVDRDGQLDLIANSGQPTGAFPNSAVWLRRTVEPKQAVRWQRNVFADRDAPGLSHYLGFGDIDGDGRPDLALAAKGGPSDRSGKGEWFAWWQATSDPRQPFLKRRLPGRHPGATNIQQADVNGDGKLDLVATRGHGYGVIWFENPQWTVHEINSDLEYPHCLQVVDLDADGDIDVATCAYGSKVAAWFENDGKGNFKTHRIAHNQAAYDLRAVDMDVDGDLDLLVAGQQSKNVVWFEQPD, translated from the coding sequence ATGTGTAAGAGTTCATTGAACCATGTCGTGATTTGCTGCGGGTTACTCCTGGTTGTTGCTGCGGGGCTTTCGGCGGAAGAACCATGGCAGCGGCATGTGATTCACGAAGGATTCCACACCAATACGGCGATTGCCGCCGATTTCAATGGTGATGGTCAGCCAGATGTGATCGCCAACAGTAACGGGAAGACACGATTGTTTGTCGGGCCAGACTGGAAAGGGGTGGTGATTGATCAAACAGCCGAACACAATTTTATTCATAGCGAAACCATGGATGTGGATCGTGACGGTGACCTGGACTTCATTGGTGCCAGGTACTCACCAGGTTTGATCACGTGGCTCGAATGTCCCGACGAGCCGACTCGCAAACCTTGGAAAAGTCGGGTGATTGATGATCAGGTGAATGGAGTTCACGGGCTGTTGACCGGTGACGTGGATCGGGATGGCCAGCTTGATCTGATTGCGAACAGTGGGCAGCCGACCGGGGCTTTTCCAAACTCGGCGGTTTGGCTACGGCGAACGGTTGAACCCAAGCAAGCCGTGCGTTGGCAGCGAAACGTATTTGCTGACCGAGACGCACCCGGTTTGAGCCATTATCTGGGTTTTGGTGACATCGATGGTGATGGTCGACCAGACCTTGCGTTGGCTGCCAAGGGCGGCCCTTCGGACCGTTCTGGAAAGGGTGAATGGTTTGCTTGGTGGCAAGCGACTAGCGATCCGCGACAACCCTTTTTGAAGCGGCGATTACCCGGCAGGCATCCTGGTGCCACGAATATTCAACAGGCGGATGTGAACGGCGATGGAAAGCTCGACTTGGTTGCCACACGCGGTCACGGATATGGCGTGATCTGGTTTGAGAACCCGCAATGGACGGTGCACGAGATCAATTCGGATCTTGAGTACCCGCACTGCTTACAAGTGGTTGATCTTGACGCCGATGGCGATATCGACGTTGCCACGTGTGCTTACGGAAGCAAGGTGGCTGCCTGGTTCGAAAATGATGGGAAGGGCAATTTTAAGACGCACCGGATTGCTCACAACCAAGCTGCCTATGACTTGCGAGCCGTCGACATGGATGTCGATGGCGATCTTGACCTTTTGGTGGCGGGGCAACAAAGCAAGAACGTAGTGTGGTTCGAACAACCAGACTGA
- a CDS encoding cyanophycinase, which translates to MQPTMQPTMHKLRFSFLLLILFNTSVSLTSTGTDLQADQAATGERPKIDPRGIQGSLVLAGTPMPVDTFQQFLRRAGKQVVLVQLGSEPDAVEAVQRFLATWQDSESAQLTILHLNNEATHDALAADAISKASAVWLAGNDSTAISTHRDLGEAIESVVQRNGVVGCAGNLATFVGSRALSELSLQDTSVEKQSTLQLLPDSVITATSLDSATINLVKQTTDREPNLVGYAIGANAAVIVQGRRLRTIGPGKVQVYLAATQDGVNDSIELSKQQIGDLTALRRAARDPFPAEQPQPPIVENGTLIAIGGDGMPAGIIDRFVELAGGKESSIIVLPTAMPDPIRKQNGMANEFRKAGAGQVTVLSQRSLSQVESAESLNAFREATGIWFGGGRQWRFVDAYQDTKVEPLMHDVLKRGGVIMGSSAGASIQAEYLARGNPLGNTDVMAAGYERGLGFLPGVAIDQHFTSRKRFSDMTKLVARYPQLLGIGIDGGTAIIVQGNRAEVVGKGSVHFYDSRKVPAPGEVDYESVKAGSAYNLESRQPE; encoded by the coding sequence ATGCAACCAACAATGCAACCAACAATGCACAAGCTCCGTTTCTCATTTCTGCTGTTGATTCTGTTCAACACCTCCGTCTCGCTCACATCGACTGGCACTGATCTCCAAGCCGATCAAGCGGCAACCGGCGAACGGCCGAAAATCGATCCTCGGGGCATCCAAGGCAGCTTAGTTCTTGCTGGCACCCCAATGCCAGTGGATACATTTCAACAATTCCTGAGACGGGCAGGCAAGCAGGTTGTCCTGGTTCAATTGGGTTCGGAACCGGACGCCGTAGAGGCCGTGCAACGTTTCCTCGCAACTTGGCAGGATTCTGAATCGGCACAGCTCACCATACTACATCTGAATAACGAGGCCACTCACGATGCATTGGCTGCGGATGCGATCTCGAAAGCCAGTGCCGTCTGGTTAGCAGGGAACGATTCAACTGCCATTTCTACCCATCGCGATCTGGGCGAAGCAATTGAAAGCGTCGTGCAAAGAAATGGCGTTGTCGGTTGTGCTGGAAACTTGGCAACCTTCGTCGGGAGTCGCGCTCTATCCGAACTCAGTCTTCAAGACACTTCAGTCGAAAAACAGTCCACCCTCCAGTTACTCCCCGACTCCGTGATCACCGCGACCTCGCTCGATTCCGCGACGATTAATTTGGTTAAGCAAACAACAGACCGAGAGCCGAACCTTGTCGGCTACGCAATCGGAGCCAACGCCGCGGTCATTGTTCAAGGTCGACGTTTGCGAACGATCGGCCCCGGAAAAGTTCAAGTCTACCTGGCCGCCACCCAGGACGGTGTAAACGATTCGATCGAGCTCTCTAAGCAACAGATCGGTGATCTCACCGCTTTGCGACGAGCGGCGCGCGATCCGTTTCCAGCAGAACAACCGCAGCCTCCCATCGTTGAAAACGGCACGTTGATCGCTATCGGTGGCGATGGAATGCCAGCCGGGATCATCGATCGATTCGTCGAACTTGCCGGAGGCAAAGAGAGCTCAATCATCGTGCTGCCAACGGCCATGCCGGATCCTATCCGCAAACAAAACGGCATGGCGAACGAATTCCGCAAAGCCGGTGCAGGGCAGGTCACCGTGTTGTCGCAGCGCAGCCTGTCGCAAGTCGAGAGTGCGGAGTCCCTGAACGCGTTCCGTGAGGCCACCGGAATCTGGTTCGGCGGAGGTCGCCAATGGAGATTTGTTGACGCCTATCAAGATACAAAGGTCGAACCGCTGATGCACGACGTGCTGAAACGAGGCGGAGTTATCATGGGAAGTTCGGCGGGCGCATCGATACAAGCCGAATACCTCGCCCGCGGCAATCCACTAGGAAATACCGATGTGATGGCAGCCGGTTATGAACGGGGACTGGGATTTCTGCCTGGCGTCGCAATCGATCAACATTTCACCAGCCGCAAACGATTTTCAGATATGACAAAACTCGTCGCACGTTATCCACAACTGCTGGGCATCGGCATTGATGGGGGAACAGCAATCATCGTACAAGGCAACAGAGCTGAAGTGGTCGGCAAGGGCAGCGTCCACTTTTACGATAGCCGAAAAGTTCCTGCCCCAGGAGAGGTGGACTACGAATCGGTCAAAGCCGGCAGCGCCTACAACCTGGAATCGCGACAACCCGAGTAA
- a CDS encoding acetylxylan esterase yields the protein MIYQQRWALALLLIAFCVTQADGREQKEYDSDVNYDENRIPHYDLPPLLVTAEGAAVTTKEQWTNERRPQIVSLFSSLIYGRVPKPESPIKVEFDVVKVDDQFMDGKATRKDVVIRFSNDKGKADMLVLVYVPNHLEQPAPAFMKHSFNNTKSRDFEADPARPGQLKNGWPLGEFFDRGYGFVAVYQQDLIGHNEVSFSRGIHPLFFKTGQSFPKAREWGVLGAVAWGGMRAMDYLETDEDIDAARVAIMGHSKMGKATLWTAAQDQRFALAISAQSGCAGAALWRRKSGETLKKMITRFPYWLCRNSWKFADQEDDLPIDQHMMIALMAPRPVYVASGIEDTWADPRGEYASAFHGSKVYELFGKQGLKSEKLPPLGEPILQSNVGYHVREGGHSVELYDWRRFMDFADIHLKPKK from the coding sequence ATGATTTACCAGCAACGATGGGCCTTAGCACTTCTCCTGATCGCGTTCTGCGTGACCCAGGCCGACGGTCGAGAGCAGAAGGAATACGATAGTGACGTCAATTACGACGAAAATCGCATTCCCCATTACGACTTACCGCCTCTGCTGGTCACCGCGGAAGGCGCCGCGGTAACAACGAAAGAACAATGGACAAACGAGCGACGCCCCCAAATCGTTTCCCTGTTCAGCAGCCTAATCTATGGCCGAGTTCCAAAACCAGAGTCACCTATCAAAGTCGAATTTGATGTAGTTAAAGTCGACGACCAATTCATGGATGGGAAAGCAACTCGCAAAGATGTGGTAATCCGCTTCAGCAATGATAAGGGGAAGGCGGATATGCTAGTGTTGGTCTACGTTCCAAATCATTTGGAGCAACCAGCACCCGCATTCATGAAGCACAGTTTTAATAATACAAAGTCACGAGACTTCGAGGCTGACCCCGCTCGACCGGGACAGCTTAAGAATGGATGGCCTCTGGGCGAATTCTTCGACCGAGGATACGGATTTGTTGCCGTCTATCAACAGGATCTCATCGGCCACAACGAGGTCAGCTTCTCTCGTGGAATCCATCCCTTGTTTTTCAAAACCGGACAAAGCTTTCCCAAAGCGAGAGAATGGGGCGTACTCGGTGCGGTCGCCTGGGGTGGCATGCGTGCCATGGATTATCTTGAAACAGACGAGGATATAGACGCAGCGCGGGTGGCGATCATGGGCCACTCCAAAATGGGCAAAGCGACGCTTTGGACAGCGGCTCAAGATCAACGATTCGCGCTTGCCATTTCCGCACAGTCCGGCTGTGCGGGTGCCGCCCTGTGGCGGCGAAAGTCGGGCGAAACGTTGAAAAAAATGATCACACGATTCCCTTATTGGCTCTGCCGAAATTCCTGGAAATTTGCGGATCAGGAAGACGACTTGCCGATCGATCAGCATATGATGATCGCGTTAATGGCACCCCGACCGGTCTATGTAGCCAGCGGCATCGAAGATACCTGGGCAGATCCTCGCGGTGAATACGCCTCCGCCTTTCATGGCAGCAAGGTCTATGAATTATTTGGAAAGCAGGGGCTGAAATCCGAAAAACTACCTCCGCTCGGCGAACCGATTTTGCAAAGCAACGTCGGTTACCACGTCCGAGAGGGCGGACACTCCGTCGAACTTTACGATTGGCGACGTTTTATGGATTTTGCAGACATTCACCTGAAACCCAAAAAGTAG
- a CDS encoding GNAT family N-acetyltransferase, which translates to MLPTTKISLDAKNAIRLSEIRRSDLPDFVQHLNDRDIYLATSRIPHPYRRSDGKDFLRSVRQATKKFGHPVHFAIRSESKQLIGVFGFDNLVYDHSVEIGYWLAKPHWSQGIMTDVVGAMCQYAIDAWNLVRIGARVRAGNVASARVLAKNRFQLEGLLRKAERKEDKFFNLQTFARIVE; encoded by the coding sequence ATGTTGCCCACCACCAAAATTTCATTAGACGCCAAGAATGCGATCCGTCTTTCCGAGATTCGCAGGAGTGATTTACCAGACTTTGTGCAACATCTCAACGATCGTGACATCTATCTGGCCACCTCGCGCATTCCTCATCCCTATCGCAGATCGGATGGAAAGGATTTTTTGCGATCCGTCCGACAGGCGACCAAGAAATTCGGCCATCCCGTGCATTTTGCAATTCGAAGCGAATCGAAACAGTTGATAGGTGTTTTTGGTTTTGACAACCTTGTCTACGATCATTCGGTGGAGATTGGCTACTGGTTGGCAAAACCGCACTGGAGCCAGGGCATCATGACCGATGTAGTTGGTGCCATGTGCCAGTACGCAATTGACGCGTGGAATCTGGTTCGTATCGGCGCGCGAGTTCGAGCGGGGAATGTTGCATCAGCTCGCGTGCTTGCCAAGAATCGATTTCAGCTCGAGGGCCTGTTGCGTAAAGCGGAACGAAAGGAAGATAAATTCTTCAACTTGCAAACCTTCGCGCGAATTGTCGAGTGA
- a CDS encoding cation diffusion facilitator family transporter: MDTRHKAMAASLAISFLMLAGKITAYWVTSSAAVLADAAESVVHVVATAFAAFSLWYASRPADANHPFGHGRISFFSAGFEGALILIAAVAVIGGGIQELIKGADVEHIGLGLAITASLATINLALGVTLVMIGKRQNSLVVKSNGIHVLTDVYTTAAAIVGLALIMLTGYKNLDPIAAILIGFLIMYNGFGMVRTAIAGLMDELDPMISKRLDEAVENAMRGSVVKDIHDLKARRVDDQLWLQFHALVDGDTNVLEAHSAITTFEQSLRSEFPDFKVNINSHLEPADHDLEAH; encoded by the coding sequence TTGGACACACGCCACAAAGCGATGGCTGCTAGCCTCGCCATCTCGTTTCTGATGCTCGCCGGCAAAATCACAGCCTATTGGGTAACGAGCAGCGCTGCCGTCCTTGCTGACGCAGCGGAATCGGTGGTCCATGTGGTCGCAACCGCATTTGCCGCGTTTAGCCTGTGGTATGCCTCTCGACCTGCGGACGCCAACCACCCATTCGGGCATGGTCGTATCAGCTTTTTTTCGGCCGGCTTCGAGGGCGCGTTGATTCTGATCGCCGCAGTCGCCGTCATCGGTGGAGGAATCCAGGAGTTGATCAAAGGGGCTGACGTCGAGCACATTGGCCTGGGGCTTGCCATTACCGCCTCACTGGCAACCATCAATCTGGCTTTGGGCGTCACCCTGGTCATGATCGGCAAACGACAGAATTCCTTGGTGGTCAAGTCGAATGGAATACACGTACTAACCGATGTATACACGACGGCCGCTGCAATTGTTGGCTTAGCTCTGATTATGCTGACAGGTTACAAAAATCTCGATCCAATCGCTGCCATCTTGATTGGTTTTTTGATCATGTACAACGGCTTCGGAATGGTCCGTACTGCGATTGCCGGATTGATGGACGAACTTGACCCGATGATTTCAAAGCGACTTGACGAAGCGGTCGAAAATGCGATGCGTGGCAGTGTCGTAAAAGATATTCATGATCTCAAGGCAAGACGTGTGGACGATCAATTGTGGTTGCAATTCCACGCCCTTGTGGATGGCGATACCAATGTCCTGGAGGCCCACTCGGCAATCACCACTTTTGAGCAATCTTTGCGGAGCGAATTCCCCGACTTCAAGGTTAACATCAACTCACACCTGGAGCCTGCAGATCACGATCTTGAGGCACACTAG
- a CDS encoding CorA family divalent cation transporter, whose protein sequence is MSLRCFRIGDDGALIQNPGGLDDECDSSDFDWLDLEDDKASEVRKLLTSLEIDDRIVDECLHKHSYSRFLHVRNCIFFELPIVAEAEDDFETYMSFVYDPRRVVTIRGQHATLLDDVLGRQISLISSDRVVLLYVILEAVMKDNVESSLKLRERIDELVADVDDPMKSVEAAEILPLKRQLFRYMSIFDDQMYCLSFLSQADVPALQNKGVRERYRDLIKSIDHVLRMMNRLERRLEYVQQFRTLMLQEKTNSRMKILTVFSAIFLPLSLIAGIYGMNFHQMPVLTAPFAYQITLANMGLIAGVMLLFFYWRGWFS, encoded by the coding sequence ATGTCGCTTCGTTGTTTTCGTATCGGTGATGATGGTGCACTGATTCAAAATCCAGGCGGACTCGATGATGAATGCGATTCGTCTGATTTTGATTGGTTGGATCTTGAAGATGATAAGGCTTCCGAGGTCCGTAAACTCCTGACATCGCTGGAAATAGATGATCGCATCGTCGATGAATGTTTGCACAAACATAGTTACTCGCGATTTCTACATGTGCGGAACTGTATATTCTTTGAGTTGCCAATTGTAGCCGAGGCCGAAGACGATTTTGAAACCTACATGTCCTTTGTCTATGATCCCCGCCGCGTGGTGACCATTCGCGGTCAACACGCGACGCTCTTGGATGATGTGCTGGGACGACAAATAAGCCTCATCTCCTCTGATCGCGTCGTGTTGCTCTATGTGATCCTCGAAGCCGTCATGAAAGATAATGTCGAAAGTTCGCTCAAATTGCGTGAGCGCATCGATGAACTGGTCGCAGATGTCGATGATCCAATGAAAAGTGTTGAGGCAGCGGAAATCTTGCCACTGAAACGGCAACTGTTTCGTTACATGTCGATCTTTGACGACCAGATGTATTGTCTGAGTTTTCTCAGCCAAGCTGACGTTCCGGCGTTGCAAAATAAGGGCGTTCGTGAACGCTATCGGGATCTCATCAAGAGTATCGATCATGTGTTGCGCATGATGAATCGACTGGAAAGACGATTGGAATACGTTCAGCAATTTCGTACGTTGATGCTCCAAGAAAAAACCAACAGTCGCATGAAGATACTGACCGTGTTCTCGGCTATCTTTTTGCCTCTCTCACTCATCGCCGGCATCTACGGTATGAATTTTCACCAGATGCCGGTTTTGACAGCACCATTTGCGTATCAAATAACCCTCGCGAACATGGGATTGATCGCCGGAGTCATGCTGCTGTTTTTTTATTGGCGAGGCTGGTTCAGTTGA
- a CDS encoding hemolysin III family protein — translation MSTVDRPHSQLRDATAPVPLARPNMANPSEIKISEEEWANGLTHAVGFLGSAIAGVYLIQAVITGGTAWQALSCFIYVTTLVAVYAASTLSHWVSAPAWRDLFRTWDQGLIYLLIVGTYTPLAVAYVHGPWQWVTVAMWTLAIGGFLSKVAVKHRINGISLWLYLALGWMPIIVLPCMLVSPSSLWLVLAGGIAYSIGSILLMNDHRGPYLHVGWHLFVMLGSAIHFCAIWQCSIPSA, via the coding sequence ATGTCCACTGTAGACCGGCCCCATTCGCAACTTCGTGACGCAACGGCTCCCGTTCCTCTAGCTCGACCCAACATGGCAAATCCATCCGAAATAAAGATTTCCGAAGAAGAATGGGCCAACGGACTAACCCATGCCGTTGGCTTTCTAGGCAGTGCGATAGCAGGTGTTTACCTCATCCAAGCGGTCATCACTGGTGGCACAGCCTGGCAAGCTCTGAGTTGCTTCATCTATGTGACGACCCTGGTTGCAGTCTATGCAGCCTCAACTCTTTCTCACTGGGTCTCAGCGCCCGCCTGGCGAGATCTGTTTCGAACCTGGGACCAAGGTCTCATTTATCTTTTGATCGTAGGCACCTACACTCCCTTAGCCGTCGCTTACGTGCACGGCCCGTGGCAATGGGTGACGGTAGCCATGTGGACACTCGCGATTGGTGGGTTCCTCTCGAAGGTAGCCGTCAAACATCGGATCAATGGTATTTCGCTTTGGCTTTATCTCGCGTTAGGTTGGATGCCAATCATCGTCTTGCCCTGCATGTTGGTGTCTCCCTCATCGCTTTGGCTGGTGCTGGCCGGCGGTATTGCCTACAGCATCGGTTCCATTCTCTTGATGAATGATCATCGAGGTCCCTATCTGCACGTTGGCTGGCACTTATTCGTCATGCTCGGCAGCGCGATTCACTTCTGTGCAATCTGGCAATGCTCGATTCCCTCCGCATAG
- a CDS encoding phosphopantetheine-binding protein, with protein MKSHQARVLQIIANKTGSRPSLSDPIDQLGIDSLAMAEMIYDLESTFGIRTDDQLLELCTIQDLCDYLEERVSVS; from the coding sequence ATGAAATCCCACCAGGCCCGAGTTTTACAGATCATTGCGAACAAGACCGGTTCACGCCCGTCTCTATCCGATCCTATCGATCAGCTCGGCATCGATTCTCTGGCGATGGCTGAAATGATCTACGATCTCGAATCAACCTTTGGGATTCGAACAGACGACCAGTTGCTAGAGCTTTGCACGATCCAAGATTTGTGTGACTATCTCGAGGAACGTGTCTCGGTCTCGTAG
- a CDS encoding CehA/McbA family metallohydrolase: MRPILAILCCGIAVGNPLNSANLVRAEVEVAQLADVEGQPLGANISRLMKSLRLLGEPLPARLTQQIDAAIQTRDAQRLQDLLDPQVLFVVSLNPEVRVKVQRGPAAASLTQIGFTPVLVKIINESTVTRQLRILSPQSGAVYSGAALGILERQAQTELNRNENRAGDQNRFLLVEMFQSPPMTQNLSGLVVEYAIALIYSNESGKREATIGFDVGAGSQDLGFRGEVPVLFDVQPALPVKLSIHDHDGQPTMARLTIRDHLDHVVPPQAKRLAPDFFFQPQIYRADGEVIPLSPGNYEVEYSRGPEYITRRKRFTVSPSQPSLLKLDLKRWIKPLDYGYASGDHHIHGAGCSHYNQPTEGVTPADMFRQVKGEGLNVGCVLTWGPCFDYQRRFFSPIADAVSEPLTLLKYDLEISGFGSAALGHVCLLNLKDQTFPGSQGTKQQGWPTWTVPVMRWAKQQGGVTGFPHSAMIVNPASAAQRLVRRLDRDADGQLSKTEVADELLPESFRVIDQNQDRLVSEVELRQSHDRAADELPNLAVPEMNGAGSLEICVAVAEGVCDFISAMDTRRVSEWNTWYHLMNCGFPLKVSGETDFPCMSSRRVGQGRVYVQLGDVKSIDFQAWCEGIATGKSYVCDGFAHAIGFNVEGQPAGKDALHLTESGTVNVHARVAFAENVPSAVAYGTLLPAAGRRVVGDTINLHAPRTEDVVSGGSRTVELIVNGVAVATRDVPADGHLHAVNFTVSIDQSSWVALRQFPQLHTNPVDVLIRQQPIRASNASARWCAETVRQLWERRHTWIDEAERPAAKTAYDRARATFARIAAEAASRGN, encoded by the coding sequence ATGCGCCCCATCTTAGCCATTTTATGCTGCGGGATCGCTGTAGGGAATCCGCTCAATTCAGCAAATCTTGTTCGTGCGGAGGTGGAAGTAGCCCAACTGGCGGATGTGGAAGGGCAGCCATTAGGCGCTAATATTTCACGGCTCATGAAGAGTCTTCGCTTGCTTGGAGAGCCGTTGCCTGCTCGTCTGACGCAACAAATTGACGCTGCAATCCAAACACGCGACGCCCAACGATTACAAGACTTGCTCGATCCGCAGGTGTTGTTTGTCGTATCGTTGAACCCGGAAGTGCGTGTCAAAGTGCAGCGGGGCCCGGCAGCGGCCAGCCTGACGCAAATCGGCTTCACTCCGGTGCTTGTCAAAATCATCAATGAAAGCACCGTCACACGGCAGTTGCGAATCTTAAGCCCTCAATCGGGTGCTGTTTATTCTGGCGCTGCTTTGGGAATTCTTGAACGACAAGCGCAGACAGAATTAAATCGGAATGAAAATAGAGCGGGTGATCAAAATCGATTTTTGCTAGTCGAAATGTTTCAATCACCACCCATGACACAAAATCTGAGCGGGCTTGTTGTCGAATACGCGATTGCGCTGATTTACAGCAACGAGTCGGGCAAGCGCGAGGCAACGATCGGCTTTGACGTCGGAGCCGGCAGCCAAGATTTGGGATTTCGCGGCGAAGTGCCCGTTTTGTTCGATGTCCAACCAGCGTTGCCTGTCAAATTGTCCATTCATGATCATGATGGGCAGCCTACGATGGCGCGTTTAACAATTCGAGATCATCTTGATCATGTGGTACCGCCACAGGCCAAGCGGTTAGCTCCTGATTTTTTCTTCCAACCTCAAATATATCGTGCCGATGGTGAAGTGATTCCTTTGTCGCCTGGCAACTACGAAGTCGAGTATTCGCGGGGTCCGGAATACATTACGCGGCGGAAACGGTTTACCGTGTCGCCTTCGCAACCTTCGTTGCTTAAGCTTGATCTGAAGCGTTGGATTAAACCGCTGGATTATGGTTACGCGAGTGGCGACCATCACATCCATGGAGCCGGTTGTTCTCACTACAATCAGCCAACCGAAGGTGTCACGCCTGCAGACATGTTTCGTCAAGTCAAAGGAGAGGGATTGAACGTTGGCTGTGTTCTCACTTGGGGGCCCTGCTTTGACTACCAGCGTCGGTTCTTCTCGCCGATAGCGGATGCAGTCAGTGAACCACTGACCCTTCTCAAATATGATTTGGAAATTAGCGGATTTGGATCAGCCGCTCTCGGACATGTCTGCTTATTGAATCTCAAGGATCAAACCTTTCCTGGATCCCAAGGTACCAAGCAACAGGGGTGGCCGACCTGGACCGTACCCGTTATGCGGTGGGCAAAACAGCAGGGAGGTGTCACGGGTTTCCCGCATTCGGCCATGATCGTTAATCCAGCGTCCGCGGCCCAACGTCTAGTGAGACGATTGGATCGTGATGCGGATGGTCAACTCTCGAAAACCGAAGTGGCAGACGAACTACTGCCAGAATCATTCCGGGTGATTGATCAAAATCAAGATCGCTTGGTGTCGGAAGTCGAACTGCGTCAAAGTCACGATCGTGCTGCAGACGAGTTGCCGAATTTGGCAGTTCCCGAAATGAATGGTGCCGGATCGTTGGAGATTTGCGTTGCCGTTGCCGAAGGTGTTTGTGACTTTATTAGTGCGATGGACACTCGCCGCGTGTCCGAGTGGAATACATGGTATCACTTGATGAATTGTGGGTTTCCTCTGAAGGTTAGCGGAGAAACGGACTTCCCCTGTATGAGCAGTCGGCGCGTTGGCCAGGGGCGGGTCTATGTGCAGTTGGGCGACGTTAAATCGATCGATTTTCAGGCATGGTGCGAGGGGATCGCGACAGGTAAGTCTTATGTTTGCGATGGCTTTGCCCACGCGATTGGTTTTAACGTTGAAGGGCAACCCGCAGGAAAAGATGCACTGCATTTGACGGAGTCGGGAACGGTAAACGTCCACGCACGGGTTGCCTTTGCCGAAAACGTGCCAAGCGCTGTGGCCTACGGGACGCTGTTGCCCGCCGCTGGTCGCCGAGTTGTCGGCGATACCATCAACCTGCACGCACCTCGAACGGAAGACGTCGTCTCCGGAGGAAGTCGAACGGTTGAGCTGATTGTAAATGGTGTCGCAGTTGCAACTCGAGATGTTCCAGCCGATGGCCATTTGCATGCTGTGAATTTCACCGTTTCGATTGATCAAAGTAGCTGGGTCGCTCTGAGGCAATTTCCGCAGCTTCATACGAACCCGGTCGATGTGCTGATCCGTCAGCAGCCGATTCGTGCCTCGAATGCAAGTGCACGCTGGTGTGCTGAAACGGTTCGCCAGCTCTGGGAACGACGGCATACTTGGATTGATGAAGCGGAGCGTCCTGCGGCCAAGACAGCCTATGATCGGGCCAGAGCGACTTTTGCCCGAATTGCCGCTGAAGCGGCAAGCCGGGGAAACTGA